In the genome of Bradyrhizobium sp. CB3481, the window TCGCCGTCGTGCTGATCGCAGCCGTCGTGGCGGCGTTTGCGATTGTCTGGCGGCCGGCGCTTGCGGCGGTTGATCCGCCGGCGCCGCAGAGCTTCGATGCGGCGCTGGTCAAGAAGGGCCGGGATCTGGCGGCGATCGGCAATTGCAGCGATTGTCATACCGCGCGCGGGGGTCGGAATTTCTCCGGCGGCGTTCCCGTCCAGACGCCGTTCGGCACGATCTTCTCCACCAACATTACGCCGGACGCCGAAACGGGAATCGGGCAATGGTCGGAGGCCGCGTTTCAGCGCGCGATGCGCTCCGGCGTCAATCGTCAGGGACGGCACCTCTATCCGACGTTCCCTTACGATCACTTCACCAATGTCAGCGATGAGGATGACCGGGCGCTTTATGCCTTCCTGATGACACGCAAGCCGGTTCGTGCGCCGGCGCGCGAGAACGAGTTGTCCTTCCCGTTCAACCAGCGTTTTGCCATTGCGGGTTGGAAATTGCTGTTCCTTCGTCACGACACGTATCGGCCCGATCCCAAGCAGAGCGCCGAATGGAATCGTGGCGCGTATCTGGTCGAGGGGCTCGCGCATTGCGGCGCCTGCCACACGCCGCGCAACGCGCTGGGTGCAGAGCGCGCCAGCGCGCAGTTCGCCGGCGGCGATGTCGACAATTGGCACGCCTATGCGATCAATGACCAGTCCCGCTCGCCGGTGCCCTGGACCGCCGATGCTCTGTTTGCCTATCTGCGCCACGGCTTCCATCCCGATCACGGCACGGCGCGCGGGCCGATGGCGGAGGTAGCCGATAACCTGTCGTCGGTGCCGCCAAGCGATGTTCGCGCCATTGCGGTCTACATGGCCGGCCTATCGGGCGCGCGAGCGGCGGACCGCAAGAAACGGGGCGAGGAGGCGTCGGTGCGCAGCGAGAAGGCTGCGCAAACCAACGCAGCCGGCGCGTCGATCTACGCTGCGGCCTGCGCGTCATGCCATGAAGGCGGCCGGCCATTGCCGTTCGGCGGCGTCAATCTCGGCCTCAGCACCGCGATATCGAGTCCCGATCCGCGCAACCTCGTCAACATCGTGCTGTCGGGCGTCCGCGCGGTGGAAGGCGAGCGCAGCCCGATCATGCCGGGCTTTGCCGCCAGCATGAATGATGAGCAGGTTTCGGCCCTGTTGAATTATCTGCGGGCGCGGTTCAGCGATCAGCCGGCATGGACCGGCCTCGAGAAGACCATCGCGGACGCGCGCCGCACGCAATCCGCAGGTCTCCAGACATCGTCCGACCCAGGACCAGGCAAAACGTCCATCGATCCAGCGCAGCGAGGCAAGCCATGATGACGTTGAAGGTCAACGGCCGGGATCATCAGGTCGATGCCGAGGCCGATACGCCGCTGCTCTACGTGCTGCGCGATGATCTCAAGCTCAACGCGGCCAAGTTCGGCTGCGGGCTCGGGCAATGCGGCGCCTGCACTGTCATCGTCGACAGCAAGGCGGTGCTCTC includes:
- a CDS encoding cytochrome c, encoding MTGPVRIITGIVAVVLIAAVVAAFAIVWRPALAAVDPPAPQSFDAALVKKGRDLAAIGNCSDCHTARGGRNFSGGVPVQTPFGTIFSTNITPDAETGIGQWSEAAFQRAMRSGVNRQGRHLYPTFPYDHFTNVSDEDDRALYAFLMTRKPVRAPARENELSFPFNQRFAIAGWKLLFLRHDTYRPDPKQSAEWNRGAYLVEGLAHCGACHTPRNALGAERASAQFAGGDVDNWHAYAINDQSRSPVPWTADALFAYLRHGFHPDHGTARGPMAEVADNLSSVPPSDVRAIAVYMAGLSGARAADRKKRGEEASVRSEKAAQTNAAGASIYAAACASCHEGGRPLPFGGVNLGLSTAISSPDPRNLVNIVLSGVRAVEGERSPIMPGFAASMNDEQVSALLNYLRARFSDQPAWTGLEKTIADARRTQSAGLQTSSDPGPGKTSIDPAQRGKP